One part of the Syngnathus acus chromosome 17, fSynAcu1.2, whole genome shotgun sequence genome encodes these proteins:
- the LOC119137115 gene encoding angiomotin-like 2a, with protein sequence MTSTEEQSGMVLHRLIQEQLRYGNPTDTRTLLAIQQQALRGGSGSNSGGDIGRSPRSSLESLTQEEPSFPQLSARQEPQGQEHQGDFHHSESAFQLYQLHGEELPTYEQAKVHSQYLASHWAAPPSPAGQSREGAFHQEADETERKCAHARSLSEQRMQISLERNDAATKTEAVKSASHSYPELAYHTQWGAAEKRHPPPEYSAPVQGQGFILHQAQEPVPAPQHRYVQSGPPVDVSCYDAFAGLPHAGLEEPNQVALLLMENERLRQELEAHREKTDRIQKLEQEIQRISEAYEKLMQGSSKRETLEQTLRRRLVDEIRRLQDFNRDLKENLENARTHVAKEVQVADHNQHIMAKLLEQNEEQNVEQERMEREAERLRAAAEEQSVRSRRLEEALEAARGRGRQLEEELRRKRAYVEKVERLQSALAQLQSTCEKRERLELKLRTRLEQELRSLRAQQRQSQPPGVTMGSLQERLREREERILALEADMVRWEQKYLEESTMRQFAMEVAATAAAQRDTTIINHSPCHSSNNSFNEDLPVADFRNQEMENRIRALYAQILEKDAVIKILTQRLHQDQGRKDEQSPRTNLLSVAGAPLRLACSTPSIFTAKTAAKSRGKSLSDDQTLPFSAQSEPNTLERQTEATKGSEAAGVSKLSADKTTPKKLLLNPFRGLEELESEAVEIFI encoded by the exons ATGACCTCTACTGAGGAGCAGTCCGGTATGGTCTTGCACCGGCTGATCCAGGAGCAGCTTCGCTACGGAAACCCGACAGACACTCGCACCTTACTGGCCATCCAGCAGCAGGCCCTGCGCGGAGGCAGCGGCAGCAACAGCGGCGGCGACATCGGCCGCAGCCCCCGTTCCTCTCTGGAGAGTCTCACCCAGGAGGAGCCTTCGTTCCCCCAGCTCTCGGCCAGACAAGAGCCCCAGGGCCAGGAGCACCAGGGCGACTTCCACCACTCTGAGAGCGCCTTTCAGCTCTACCAGCTCCACGGCGAGGAGCTGCCCACCTACGAGCAAGCCAAGGTTCATTCTCAGTACCTGGCCAGCCACTGGGCAGCGCCGCCCAGCCCCGCCGGGCAGTCCCGCGAGGGGGCCTTTCACCAGGAGGCGGACGAGACGGAGCGCAAGTGTGCCCACGCTCGCTCCCTCAGTGAGCAGCGCATGCAAATCTCTCTGGAGAGGAATGATGCGGCGACCAAGACGGAGGCGGTCAAGAGCGCCTCTCACAGCTACCCCGAGCTGGCTTACCACACCCAGTGGGGGGCAGCGGAGAAACGCCACCCTCCGCCCGAGTACTCGGCTCCTGTCCAGGGACAAGGATTTATCCTGCACCAGGCCCAGGAGCCTGTGCCGGCCCCACAGCACAG GTACGTCCAGTCCGGGCCGCCGGTGGACGTCTCCTGCTACGACGCCTTTGCCGGCCTGCCCCATGCTGGCTTGGAGGAGCCCAACCAAGTGGCGCTGCTGCTGATGGAGAACGAGAGGCTAAGGCAAGAGCTTGAGGCTCACCGGGAGAAAACCGATCGAATTCAGAAG TTGGAGCAGGAAATCCAACGCATTTCCGAGGCCTACGAGAAACTCATGCAGGGCAGCAGCAAGCGAGAGACTCTGGAGCAGACGCTGAGGAGGAGGCTGGTGGACGAAATTCGCCGGCTGCAGGATTTCAACCGGGACCTGAAGGAGAACTTGGAAAATGCCCGCACGCACGTGGCCAAAGAAGTGCAGGTGGCTGATCACAACCAGCACATCATGGCCAAACTCCTGGAGCAAA ACGAAGAACAGAACGTGGAACAGGAGCGCATGGAGCGCGAAGCCGAGCGACTGCGTGCGGCGGCCGAGGAGCAGAGCGTCCGCAGTAGGAGGCTGGAGGAGGCCCTGGAGGCAGCCCGGGGGCGAGGCCggcagctggaggaggagctgcGGCGCAAGAGGGCCTATGTGGAGAAGGTGGAGCGGCTCCAGAGCGCCCTGGCTCAGCTGCAGTCCACCTGTGAGAAACGTGAGCGCCTGGAGTTGAAGCTCAGGACGCGCCTGGAGCAGGAGCTCCGCAGCTTGAGGGCTCAGCAG CGCCAGTCGCAACCACCTGGAGTGACCATGGGTTCCCTCCAAGAGCGTCTGCGGGAGCGCGAGGAACGCATCCTGGCGCTGGAGGCCGACATGGTGCGCTGGGAGCAGAAGTACCTGGAGGAGAGCACCATGAGACAGTTCGCCATGGAGGTGGCTGCCACCGCTGCTGCGCAGAG AGACACTACCATCATCAACCACTCGCCTTGCCACTCCTCCAATAACAGTTTCAACGAAGACCTGCCAGTTGCCGACTTTCGGAATCAGGAAATGGAGAACAG GATCCGTGCTCTCTACGCTCAAATCTTGGAAAAGGACGCCGTGATCAAGATCCTCACCCAGCGGCTGCACCAGGACCAGGGGCGCAAGGACGAGCAGAGCCCCCGCACCAACCTCCTGAGCGTGGCCGGGGCGCCCCTGAGGCTGGCTTGCTCCACACCCTCCATTTTTACAGCCAAGACTGCAGCCAAGAGTCGAG GTAAGAGTCTGTCCGACGACCAGACGTTGCCATTTTCCGCTCAGTCGGAGCCCAACACGCTGGAACGGCAGACAGAGGCAACCAAAGGCAGCGAGGCCGCCGGCGTCAGCAAGCTCAGCGCCG ATAAGACAACGCCAAAGAAGTTGCTATTAAACCCTTTCAGAGGCTTGGAGGAGTTGGAGTCGGAAGCCGTGGAGATCTTTATCTAA
- the si:ch211-106k21.5 gene encoding leucine-rich repeat-containing protein 38, producing the protein MLGGWHTFVLPLLMAALSGGCLCPPATILSAFPSQVPVGVCCLNYSGSTLGLVPWSHLTNHSGLRILDLSRCNITSLEVPTVGVSLLQKVYLAQNGIAALPSYFLAGQPRLEVLDLSQNALEELPKGFLQDSDNLLRLDLQENRLRSLPASVLQRPILRTLELDGNPWECSCSFLEILVAEELARNLTCAAPRTLAGRAADSAKLSDACRPASHTVLFLALPLFILALLLVCWCCGRSRKEVPAFGLTKKRTPSKRGTGSNVDREPQQKSANSVEEGVPTLKVQGSTNKDNEVALGSVESLPSGSEERRPGKSELDAISVTEVLKDSNDREKAYMTQSTEYYSLVPEIHLDNSDHEG; encoded by the coding sequence ATGCTTGGTGGGTGGCACACCTTCGTCTTGCCCTTGCTGATGGCGGCACTCTCCGGCGGCTGCTTGTGCCCACCGGCCACCATTTTGTCAGCGTTCCCCTCCCAGGTGCCTGTCGGGGTCTGCTGCCTCAACTACTCGGGTTCCACGTTGGGCCTTGTTCCCTGGTCTCATCTGACCAACCACTCTGGCCTTCGTATTCTGGATCTCTCCAGATGTAACATCACCTCCCTGGAGGTACCAACCGTGGGGGTGTCCCTACTGCAGAAGGTCTACTTAGCGCAGAATGGAATTGCAGCTTTACCCAGTTACTTCCTAGCGGGACAGCCCCGCCTGGAGGTGCTGGACCTGAGCCAGAACGCTCTGGAGGAGCTCCCCAAGGGATTCCTGCAGGACTCGGATAACCTGTTACGGTTAGACCTGCAGGAGAACCGTCTACGCTCCCTGCCGGCATCCGTGCTCCAGAGGCCCATCCTTAGGACCCTGGAGCTAGACGGGAATCCCTGGGAGTGTTCCTGCTCCTTCCTGGAAATCCTGGTGGCCGAGGAGCTAGCGAGGAACCTGACATGCGCTGCGCCCCGGACCCTAGCGGGCCGGGCGGCAGACTCGGCCAAGCTGAGTGACGcgtgccggccggccagccacACCGTGCTCTTCCTCGCACTCCCGCTTTTCATCCTCGCCCTCCTACTGGTGTGCTGGTGCTGCGGGAGGAGCAGAAAGGAGGTTCCTGCGTTCGGTCTCACTAAGAAACGGACCCCCAGCAAAAGAGGCACTGGGTCTAATGTGGACCGCGAGCCACAGCAGAAGTCGGCGAATAGCGTCGAAGAAGGAGTCCCGACTTTGAAGGTGCAGGGAAGCACCAACAAAGACAATGAAGTCGCATTGGGGTCCGTGGAGTCGCTCCCTTCAGGGTCCGAGGAAAGAAGGCCTGGCAAGTCCGAGCTGGATGCCATTAGTGTGACTGAAGTTTTGAAAGACTCAAACGATCGGGAGAAAGCATACATGACTCAGTCCACGGAATACTACAGCCTGGTTCCTGAAATCCATCTGGACAACTCAGACCACGAGGGTTAA
- the rab31 gene encoding ras-related protein Rab-31, with protein MAIRELKVCLLGDTGVGKSSIVCRFVQDHFDHNISPTIGASFLTKTVPSGSELHKFLIWDTAGQERFHSLAPMYYRGSAAAVIVYDITKLDSFQTLKKWVKELKEHGPEDIVVAIAGNKNDLGDIREVPMKEAKEFAESIAAIFIETSARNAVNVEELFQKISKQIPPLENLDVESTESFKLTRQPAPSTRRCC; from the exons ATGGCGATAAGGGAGCTCAAAGTTTGTCTTTTAGGG GACACCGGTGTGGGAAAATCCAGCATTGTGTGTCGCTTCGTCCAGGATCACTTTGACCACAACATTAGCCCCACGATAGG AGCCTCATTCTTGACCAAGACAGTGCCATCCGGAAGCGAGCTGCATAAATTTCTGATTTGGGACACGGCGGGACAGGAGCGG TTCCACTCATTAGCACCGATGTACTACAGAGGATCAGCTGCTGCTGTCATCGTCTATGATATCACTAAACTG GACTCTTTCCAGACATTAAAGAAGTGGGTGAAGGAGCTGAAGGAACATGGGCCCGAGGATATTGTTGTCGCTATTGCAGGGAACAAGAACGACTTAGGAGATATCAG GGAAGTCCCAATGAAGGAGGCCAAGGAGTTTGCTGAATCCATTGCCGCCATCTTCATCGAGACCAGCGCCAGGAATGCCGTAAACGTGGAGGAACTCTTCCAGAAGATCA GCAAACAGATCCCGCCGCTAGAAAACCTCGACGTGGAAAGCACAGAGTCGTTCAAACTGACCCGACAGCCTGCTCCGTCCACCAGGAGGTGCTGCTAG